The Jiangella sp. DSM 45060 genome contains the following window.
CGGGCCGGCCGACACCGAGCCCGAGAGCGAGCCCACGCGCGGCACCGTCGACCGCGCCACCAGCCGGGCGCTGCTGGAACTGCTCGCCGGCCTCGACGCCGACGACCCCGCGCGCGGCGAGATCCGCAACCGGCTGACGACGCTGCACCTGCCGCTCGCCGAGCACCTCGCCCGCCGCTTCGCCGGCCGCGGCGAGCCGTACGAAGACCTCGTCCAGGTCGCCACCATCGGCCTGATCAAGGCCATCGACCGCTACGACCCCAGCCGCGGCGCCGAGTTCTCCACCTACGCCACTCCGACGATCCTCGGCGAGATCAAGCGCTGGTTCCGCGACAAGGGCTGGGCCATCCGGGTCCCGCGCCGGCTGCAGGAGCTGCGGCTGTCGATCAGCACGGCGACGACGGACCTCCTGCAGCAGCTGGGCCGGTCGCCGACCATCGCCGAGCTGGCGCAGGCCACCCGCACCACCGAGGACGAGGTGCTCGAGGCGCTGGAGACGGCGTCCGCCTACAGCACCATCTCGCTCGACTCCCCCGAGCCGGGCGAGAACGCGCCCAGCACCATCGAGACCATCGGCAAGGACGACGAAGCGCTCGAGGGCGTCGAGAACCGCGAGACGCTGGCCCGCATGCTCCAAGGGCTGCCCGACCGCGAGCGGCGCATCATCGTGCTGCGGTTCTTCCGCGGCATGACGCAGTCGCAGATCGCCGGCGAGATCGGCATCTCGCAGATGCACGTGTCCCGGCTGCTGGCGCGGACCTTGATCCAACTGCGTGAGGGCATGTTCCGCTGACCGGCGGCGGAACCGCGAACCGTAGGCTGTCAGGCATGCGCGCCCTCGTCGTCCTCAACCCGAACGCCACGACGACGTCCGTGCGCACCCGCGACGTGCTGCTGGCGGCGCTGAGCAACGACCTCGATCTCGAGGTCGCCGAGACCACGCACCGCGGCCACGCCACCGAGCTGACCAGGAAGGCCCGCGCCGACGGCGTCGGCCTGATCGTGTCGGTCGGCGGCGACGGCACCGTGAACGAGGTGGTCAACGGCCTGCTCGACCCCGCGCCGGCCGGCGGCGAGACCGTCCCCGACATCGCGATCATCCCCGGCGGCAGCACCAACGTGCTGGCCCGCAACCTCGGCATCCCCGAGAACGCCATCGAGGCAACCGGCCTGCTGCTCGACGCGCTGCGCGCCGGGCGGCGGCAGAGCATCGGGCTGGGCCGGCTCGACGACCGGTTCTTCACCTTCACCGCCGGGTTCGGGCTCGACGCCGACGTCATCCAGGCCGTCGAGGCCGAGCGCGAGCGCGGCCGCGTGTCCACCGTCCCGCTGTACGTGCGCACCGCCGTCCGCCGGTTCTTCGCCCAGCCCGAGCGCGGCCACGGCACCATCGAGCTGACGGCCGACGGCGGGGCGCCGGTCGCCGGGCTGGCCGTCGTCATCGTCACGAACTGCACGCCGTGGACGTATTTCGGCGCCCGGCCGCTGCGGCCCACCCCGTTCGCCGACCTCAACGCCGGTCTCGACGTGTTCGGGCTGACCAGCCTGCGGCTGGCGCCCACGCTGCTGCACCTCGCCCAGCTGACGACCCGGAGGGGGCCGCGCGGGCGGGCCGTCGTGTCACTGCACGACCGCAAGGAGCTCGTGCTGCGGGCGCCGGAACCGCTGCCGGTGCAGGTCGACGGCGACTACATCGGCGAGCGGACGGAGATCACGCTGACCTCGGTGCCGCGGGCGCTGCGCATCGCGTACTGAGCGGGCTCTCCGTCGATCCGAAGCCGGTGAGCGCGTCGAACCCGTCAGATGCAGGTCCGCAGGACCCTTGCCAGCGCCAGAGGTGCCGGTTATCGTCCCATCTTGGCTGTTTTGAGCCGATGCTGTGACCGACGCGACACCGACCTTCATGAGACGGATTACACAAAGCCCTTGTAGATGCATCACGAACTTGTCACCCTGGTAGGGCGACGCGGTTAGCCGCGCGTTTCGAGCGCGCAGCAGACCGCCGCAAGACTTCGCGTCATCCCCCTCGGCCCCAAGAAGCCACAGGGCCGGGCAGGGATTCGTGAACGAATTCACGTACTGCAACGTGGCTGGTCGGCCGAGCCGTCCGGCACCACACCATAAGGAGCTGTGAGAACCATGGATTGGCGCCACCGTGCCGCCTGTCGAGACGAGGACCCAGAGCTGTTCTTCCCCATCGGGAACACCGGGCCCGCGCTGCTCCAGATCGAGGAGGCCAAGACCGTCTGCCGCCGCTGCGACGTGCGCGAAGCCTGCCTGAGCTGGGCCCTCGAGAGCGGCCAGGACGCCGGCGTGTGGGGCGGGCTGTCCGAGGACGAGCGTCGTGCCCTGAAGCGTCGCAACGCCCGAGCCCGCGCACGAGCCTACTGAGCCGGAGCACCCCAGCCGACACCCGCGCCTGAACGCTACGCCCCGCCAGCACCCCGGATTGGCGGGGCGTCGGTATGTCCGCACCCGCCCGGCAGAGCACCTCAGTGTGGCGACTCCGCGCTGACCGGGAGGTCGAGCACGACCCGGGTGCCGCCGCCTGAGCGCGGCCCGATGTCCAGCGTCCCGCCCAGCTCCCCCACCACCAGGGTCCGGACGATCTGCAGCCCGAGGTTCCCGGCGGTGGCCGCGTCGAAGCCGGGCGGCAGCCCGACTCCGTCGTCGTCGATCGTGACGAGCAGCCGGCCGTCCGAGCGTTCCGCCGTCAGCAGCACCGCGCCGCCGCGCCGGCCGAGGCCGTGCTCGACGGCGTTCTGCAGCACCTCGGTCAGCGTCATCGCCAGCGGCGTCGCTGTCTCGGCGGCCAGGATCCCGAACGTCCCCGACCGCGTCGCCCGCACGTCGGACGTGGTGGCGGCGACCTCGGCGACCATGCCGAGCAGGCGGTCGGCGACGTCGTCGAAGGCGACGGTGTCGTCGACGGTCTGCGACAGCGTCTCGTGCACGATGGCGATCGAGCCGACCCGGCGCACCGCCTCGTCCAGCGCCGCCCGCCCCTCCGCCGACGCGATGCGCCGCGACTGCAGCCGCAGCAGCGCCGCGACCGTCTGCAGGTTGTTCTTCACCCGGTGGTGGATCTCGCGGATCGTCGCGTCCTTGGTCAGCAGCTCCCGCTCGCGCCGCCGCACCTCGGTGACGTCGCGGCACAGCGCCAGCGCGCCGACGTGCTGACCGCCGGGGTCGAGCGGGATGATCCGCAACGTCATGACCGTGCCGTTGCCCTCGATCTCGGTGCGCACGTGCTGCCGCCCGCCGAGCACGTCCTCGAGTGGCTCGTCCCGCGCACCCGGCGGCGGCGCCAGCGTGGCCGTCGCCTTGCCCAGGTGGTGGCCGACGAGGTCGGCGGCGAGGCCGAGGCGGCGGTAGACGGAGACGGCGTTGGGGCTGGCGTAGAGCGCCTGGCCGTCGGCGTCGAGGCGGATCAGGCCGTCGCCGACCCGGGGCGCGCCGCGGCGGCCCATGTCGGTGCGGGTGGAGTGCGGGAACCGGCCCTCCGTGATCAGCGTGGCCAGCTGGCTGCCGCACTCGAGGTAGGACAGCTCCAGCCGGCTCGGCGTGCGGACCGCGATGAGGTTGGTGTGCCGGCCGATGACGGCGATGACGCGGCCGTCGTGGCGCACCGGGATCGCCTCGACCCGCACCGGGACGTCGTCCCACCACTCCGGGTCGCCCTCGCGGCGGATGACGCCCTCGGTGTAGGCGGTGTCGATGAGCGGCCGGCGGCCCTTCGCCAGGTACGTGCCGACGAGGTCCTCGACGTAGGCGGTCGGGCCGGTGGTCGGGCGCATCTGGGCCACGGCGCGGTAGCCGTCGTCGTCGCGGTCGGGCACCCACAGGACGAGGTCGGCGAAGGAGAGGTCGGCCAGCAGCTGCCAGTCGGCGATGAGGGCATGCAACCAGTCGAGGTCGGCCTCGGAGAGATCGGTGTGACGCTGGACGACGTCGTTGAGCGACGGCACGTCACTGAGCGTAGCTCTCGTCACCTCGCTTCCCTCCATGGAGGTGGTTCTGCGAGGATTGCTCCGTGCAGCAGTCCTACTGGGAGCAGGTCGTCGCCGACGGCTTCCGGCTACCCCAGGGCGCTGCCCTCGACGAGCTCACGATCGAGCTGGTCACCATGCTCGGCGACACCGACCCGCACGTGCGAGAGGACATCGCCCGCTCGGTGCTGCAGACCTGGATCCGCGAGGGCGTCTACGACGACCTGCTCATCGGGCTCGGCGACGGGCTGGCGCTCGGGCTGAAGAAGGGCCTGGGCGAAGAGGGCACCGACACTGTGCTGCGCCGCTCGTTCTCGGCGAGCGTGCTGTCCGAGGTCATCGCCCGCGACAACGTCACCCACGGGCTGCACCCCGCCGCCGTCCTGACGTGGGCCGACCAGGCGGTCGGCTGGTTCCTCGGCGAGCGCGACCTCCGCGGCTGGACCCCCAACCAGGGCTGGGCCAACGCCGTCGTGCACGGCGCCGACGTGCTCGGCGCGCTGAGCGCGTCGCGGCACCTGAGCGCCGACGAGCTGCGTGTCCTGCTCGACGTCGTCGCCGAGCGGCTGACAACCCCGACGCGGCACCGGTTCTCCGCCGGCGAGGAGCAGCGGCTCGCATACGCGACGATGTCGGTGCTGCACCGCGACCTCGTCAGCATCGAGCCGCTGGAGGGATGGCTGGAGCGGCTCGCCCAGGCCTGGCGCGACGACGCCCGCCCGCCGTCGTCGCGGGCCGCGGCGCGCGAGAACACCCTCGACTACCTGCGGGCGCTGCACCTGCAGCTGCTGCTGGGCGTGCAGGGCACCCCGGCGCAGAACGTCGCCAGCACCGTGCGGCCGATGCCCGCGGTCCGCTCCGACCTGCTGCTCGCCCTGCAGGCGACTCTGCGCTCCAGCGCGCCCTGGTTGTACCGCCAGCGCTGACGCGGGCTAGGCGTCGAGGGCCGCGGCGACGGTCTCGACCTGCTGCTCCGTCCAGGCGCTGCCGCGGACGATGACGCCGACGTGCTCGAAGCCGAGGTCGCGGGCCGCACGGGCGCGTCCGGTGAACGAGGCGGCGGACTCGCCCGGTTCCAGGGCCATGGCCAGCGTCTTCTCGATCTCGTCGAACGGGCGGCCGACGTCGTCGCAGTGGCGGGCCAGCACGTCGAGCTTGTGCCGGACGGTCTGCCCGCCGTCGGGGATGTCGAACAGGTTGCAGGCGTCGGCGTACTGGGCGACCAGCCGCAGCGTGACCTTCTCGCCCGTGCCGCCGACGACGATCGGCGGGTGCGGCCGGGTGGCGGGCAGCGGGCTGCCGATCGGCCGGTCCAGCTGGTAGTGGGCGCCCTCGAACGGCGACTCGTCGCCGGCCCACAGCTGCTTGGCCAGCCGCAGCAGCTCCTCCAGCCGCTCGAACCGCTCGGCCGTCGGCGGCAGGAACAGCCCCATCATGCGGGCTTCGTCGGCGTGGTAACCGGCGCCGACGCCGAGCCACGCGCGGCCGCGCGAGAGCACGTCGAGCGTCGTCACGGCCTTGATGAGCAGCGCCGGGGCGCGATACGTCGCGGCCGACACCATGGTGCCCAGGCGGATCCGCTCGGTCTGCCCGGCGAGGTAGCCGAGGGTGGTGTACGCCTCGAGCATCGGGTCGCCGAGCTGCGAAGTCGGGTCGCCCTGCAGCAGGTGGTCGGCGACCCAGAGAGTGTCGATGCCGGCGTGGTCGGCGGCGCGCACCACGCGCGTCAGCTCGTCGGTGAGGCCGCCACCGGGCCAGGTGTAGTTGGTGACGCTGATGCTGACCTTCATGACTCGACCCTAGGGCCAAATACTTGGATTCGTCAAACTATTGGAGTCATCCAAGCAGTATGCTGATCCCGTGACCGACCACGCCACGCTCGCCGCCGACACCTGGCGGCTGATGTTCGACCTGCTCATCCGGTCCCGGCCCGAGCGCGACGCCGTCCTGGCCCGGCTCGGGCTGACGGCGAACGAGTACAAGGCGCTGCACTCGCTCGACGCCGAGGACGGCCGGACGATGAAGGACCTCGCCGCCGAGTGGCAGTGCGACGCGTCGACCGCCACCTGGACGGTCGACCGCCTGCAACGCCTCGACCTCGCCGAACGCCGGGTCCACCCCACCGACCGCCGGGCCCGGTTGGTCGTGCTGACGGCGCGTGGCGCGGCGATGCGGGCCGAGCTGCTCGGCGCCATGTACGCGCCGCCGGCCGACCTGCTCCGGCTGGACGGCGCACAGCTGCGGGCTCTGCGCGAGGCGCTGGAGCCACTACGCCATGATCACCCCATGGATTCCGGTACGGTGACCGCGTGAGTATTTCGCAGCGCAAAGATCTCACCCTCAGTGGCCACGCCGGTCAGCACGCCCTGGCCGTCGCCGAGGCGCACGGTGTCGGCACCATGTGGACGCTGTCCGGCGCCCACGTGTTCCCGCTGTACGACGCCGTGGTCAAGGCCGAGTCGCCCACGCGCATCGTCGACGTGCGGCACGAGCAGACGGCCGTCTTCGGCGCCGAGGCGACCGCGAAGCTGACCCGCGAGCCGGGGCTGGTCGTGCTCACCGCGGGACCGGGCGTCACCAACGGCGTCAGCGGCATCGCGCAGGCCTACTTCAGCGGCGTCCCGCTGCTGGCCGTCGGCGGCCGTGCGCCGGCCTGGCGCTGGGGCACCGGCGCGCTGCAGGAGCTCGACCACCCGCCGCTGCTGGCCCCGGTCACGAAGCTGGCCACGACGGCGGCCAAGGCGGCCGACGTCGGCCCGGTGGTCGACCGCGCGCTCAGCGTCGCCCGGTCGGCGCACCGCGGGCCGGTCTTCGTCGACGTCCCGATGGACGAGCTGTACAGCTTCGCCGACGTCACGCTGGAGGTCACCCCGCCGGCGCCGCGGCCGGAGCCGGACCCCGACGACCTCACCGCCATCGCGACGGCCATCTACGAGTCGCGGCACCCGGTCGTCGTGCTCGGCTCGGACGTCTGGATGGACGGCGCCGAAGCGGCCGCGCTGCGTTTCGCCGACGAAACCGGCATCCCGGTCGTGGCCAACGGCATGGGCCGCGGCGTGCTGCCGAAGGGGCACCGGCTGCTGGTCAACCGGGCGCGGTCGGCCGCGTTCAAGAACGCCGACCTCGTCGTGGTCGTGGGCACGCCGCTGGACTTCCGGCTCGGCTTCGGCACGTTCGGCGGCTCCGACGGCGCGGCGCCGGCACGGGTCGTGCACGTCACCGACTCCCCCGAGGGCCTCGCGACGCACGTCGAGCTGGCGGCCAGCGCGTCCGGCGACCTCAGCATGGTGCTCGACGGCATCCTGCACTCGCTGCGGGCCACCCGGCGCTGGGACGACTGGGCGAGCGACCTGCGCGACCAGGCGGCGGCCGCCGTCGAACGCGACGCCCCGCTGCTGGCGTCCGACGGTGAGCCGATCCACCCGGCGCGCGTCTACGGCGAGCTCAACCGCGTGCTCGACGACGACGCCGTGGTCATCGGCGACGGCGGCGACTTCGTGTCGTGGGCCGGCAAGCTGATCGAGTCCGGCCGGCCCGGCTGCTGGCTCGACCCCGGCCCGTACGGCTGCCTCGGCGCCGGCGCGGGCGCGGCGGCGGCCGCCCGGCTGGCCCGTCCGGACAGCCAGGTCGTGCTGCTCTACGGCGACGGCGCCGCCGGCATGTCGCTGATGGACGTCGACACCCTCGTGCGGCACGAGCTCCCGGTGGTCATGGTGGTCGGCAACAACGGCGCTTGGGGCCTGGAGAAGCACCCGATGCGCTTCCTCTACGGCTACGACGTCGCCGCCGACCTGCGCCCCGACACCGGCTACGACGCCGTCGTCGAGGCGCTCGGCGGGGCCGGCGAGACCGTCACCGAGCCCGGCGACGTCGGCCCGGCGCTGCGCCGCGCGTTCGACTCCGGCGTGCCGTACCTCGTCAACGTCCAGTGCGACCCGAAGATCGCCTACCCCCGCTCGACCACCGGCATCTGAGCGTCGGACCGCGGCGGTCGCCGGTGGCAGAAGGCGGCCCGGTAGGCCTGCGGCGTCGTGCCCAACCGCTTGGCGAAGTGGTGCCGCATGGCCGCCGCCGTGCCGAAGCCGGCCCGGGCGGCCACCGTCTCGACGACGTCGTCGCCGCGCTCGAGCATGCGCTGCGCCGCCGCCAGGCGAGCCGTCAGCAACCACTCGTACGGCGTGGTGCCGGTCTCGGCGCGGAACCGGCGGGCGAACGTGCGCGGTGACATGTTCGCCAGCGTGGCGAGGTCGTCGACCGTGAGGTCCTGGTCGAGGTGGGCGGTCATGTAGTCGACGACGCCGGCCAGCGTGCGGGCGGGGGTGGCCCGGATCGGCGCCTCGATGAACTGCGCCTGGCCGCCGTCGCGGTGCGGCGGGACGACCATGCGCCGGGCGACCATGGCCGCGGCGTCGGCACCGAACTCCTTGCGCCACAGGTGCAGGCTGGCGTCGAGCCCGGCGGCGGTGCCGGCGCTGGTGATGATCGGGTCGTCGTCGACGTAGAGCACGCCGGGGTCGACCTTGGCCTCGGGGAACCGGGCGGCCAGCTCGCCGCTGTACATCCAGTGCGTGGTGCAGCGGCGGCCGTCGAGCAGCCCGGCGGCGCCCAGCACGAACGCGCCGGAGCAGACCGACAGCACCCGCGCCCCACGGTCGACGGCGGCGCGCACCGCGTCGAGCACGTCGTCGGGGACCGGATTCAGCCGCGGCACGGCGGGGATGCCGACGAGGTCGGCCGACGCCAGCCGGTCGAGGCCGTGCTCGATCGTCACCCCGAAGCCGAGCGACGTGCGGACCTGCGGGGACGGCCCGCACAGGTCGAAGTCCATGACCGGCAGGCCTTGGTCGGAACGGTCGATGCCGAACGCCTCGCAGAGCACGCCGAGCTCGAACGGGGCGACCCCGTCGAGCACCAAGACGGCGACATTTCGCAGCATTCCGACAGTCTGCCAGACCTCTGGCAGGAAGTCGATGGGTACTGGCAGTCCTGCCACTGTTGGCAGGATCCCGTGGGGAGCAGAATTACTGCCATGAGCACAGTATTCGTTGTCCTGGTCCTGGCAGTCGCGATCGCCGCCGCGGTCTCCGCGGCTCGGTGGGCGGTCTCGGGCGGCGGCCCTCGGCGCGACCCGCTCCCGCGAGCCGAGGACGACTGGTCGCCGACCCTCCCGACCCACCCCTACGCCCGCTGACCGCCCCGCTGGCCGCTACTGCGCACGCTGCTGGCGGGCAGTCAGCCGTCCTGCGCCAAGTGCGCCAGGAAGCGCTCGCGCCCCACGACGGCGCGGGTGACCGTCCCACGTCCCACCGGCTCGCCGTCGGCGCCGACCGCGACGACGGAGAACCGCAGGGTCCGCCCGTCGACGGCGGTCAGCTCGCCGCGCACCTCCACGAGGGCGCCGAGCGGGCTCGCCGCGACGTGATCGACCTCCACCCGGGTGCCCACCGTGGTGTCGCCGTCGGCGAGCGCGTCGTCGACGGCGGCCACGGTGACGGCCTCCATCCACGCCAGCAGCCGCGGCGTCGCCAGCACGGGGACGTCGCCGGACCCCACCGCCAGCGCGGTGTCGACCTCGGTGACGGTGTGCGTCTCGGCCGCCGTCAGGCCGGGTTCGAGCGCGGTCACGAGAGGACGACCAGCACGTCGCCCTCCTGGACGACGTCGCCGGGGCCGACCTTGATCTCGGACACCAGGCCGGCGTCCTCGCACAGGACCGGGATCTCCATCTTCATGGACTCCAGGATCAGCAGGGTCGCCCCCGCATCGACCCGCTCCCCCACGGATACCGCCACGGAGTGGACATTGGCCACCATCTCGGCGGCCACCTGCTCGGCCACGCGCTGACTCCTCTCGCCGCTGAGCAGCATTCCACCACGGCCCTCGGGCGTGGCGTACCCCGGTTCCGCGGCGGTCCGGGTCAGGATGATGATATGGCGCTCCTCTTGCTCGCCCTGGCCGCCGGCCTGGCGGCGGGGTACGCACGCGGCGGGCGGCTGCGCCGGCTGGGCGAGCGCCCGCCGATGCGCAGCCGGCTCATCCTCACCGCGCTGGGCGCCTACGCCGTCGGCGTCGCCGGCAGCTGGGTCTGGGAGCCGCTGCTTCCGGCCATGACGGCGCTGTGCTGGTTCACGCTGGGGTTCTACGCCTGGCTCAACCGCTCGTACTACGGCGCGACGCTGGTCGCGCTCGGCCTGGCGGCGAACGGCCTGGTCATCCTGCTCAACGGTGGCATGCCGGTGTCCGCGTCGGCGCAGCAGCGGGCCGGCGTCGAGACCACCGTCGCCGAGCGGCCCGACGAGGGCGTCGTCACGCCCTCCGGCGACGACACCAGGCTGCCGTGGCTGGGC
Protein-coding sequences here:
- a CDS encoding RNA polymerase sigma factor SigF yields the protein MSQAVGAAEARLTSEAKEEPAGPVVDVVRPVVAIGPADTEPESEPTRGTVDRATSRALLELLAGLDADDPARGEIRNRLTTLHLPLAEHLARRFAGRGEPYEDLVQVATIGLIKAIDRYDPSRGAEFSTYATPTILGEIKRWFRDKGWAIRVPRRLQELRLSISTATTDLLQQLGRSPTIAELAQATRTTEDEVLEALETASAYSTISLDSPEPGENAPSTIETIGKDDEALEGVENRETLARMLQGLPDRERRIIVLRFFRGMTQSQIAGEIGISQMHVSRLLARTLIQLREGMFR
- a CDS encoding DUF5317 family protein; this encodes MALLLLALAAGLAAGYARGGRLRRLGERPPMRSRLILTALGAYAVGVAGSWVWEPLLPAMTALCWFTLGFYAWLNRSYYGATLVALGLAANGLVILLNGGMPVSASAQQRAGVETTVAERPDEGVVTPSGDDTRLPWLGKTIPVAFPPSPEAVSPGDVAVAAGVAAALATAMTGRRTAPARERSETPRRPQQRPVPRPRPAGPPPPPPEPSADRATMDDDAPAADSPRVTA
- a CDS encoding biotin/lipoyl-binding carrier protein, whose product is MAEQVAAEMVANVHSVAVSVGERVDAGATLLILESMKMEIPVLCEDAGLVSEIKVGPGDVVQEGDVLVVLS
- a CDS encoding DUF2785 domain-containing protein: MQQSYWEQVVADGFRLPQGAALDELTIELVTMLGDTDPHVREDIARSVLQTWIREGVYDDLLIGLGDGLALGLKKGLGEEGTDTVLRRSFSASVLSEVIARDNVTHGLHPAAVLTWADQAVGWFLGERDLRGWTPNQGWANAVVHGADVLGALSASRHLSADELRVLLDVVAERLTTPTRHRFSAGEEQRLAYATMSVLHRDLVSIEPLEGWLERLAQAWRDDARPPSSRAAARENTLDYLRALHLQLLLGVQGTPAQNVASTVRPMPAVRSDLLLALQATLRSSAPWLYRQR
- a CDS encoding thioesterase family protein, with product MTALEPGLTAAETHTVTEVDTALAVGSGDVPVLATPRLLAWMEAVTVAAVDDALADGDTTVGTRVEVDHVAASPLGALVEVRGELTAVDGRTLRFSVVAVGADGEPVGRGTVTRAVVGRERFLAHLAQDG
- a CDS encoding LLM class F420-dependent oxidoreductase; this encodes MKVSISVTNYTWPGGGLTDELTRVVRAADHAGIDTLWVADHLLQGDPTSQLGDPMLEAYTTLGYLAGQTERIRLGTMVSAATYRAPALLIKAVTTLDVLSRGRAWLGVGAGYHADEARMMGLFLPPTAERFERLEELLRLAKQLWAGDESPFEGAHYQLDRPIGSPLPATRPHPPIVVGGTGEKVTLRLVAQYADACNLFDIPDGGQTVRHKLDVLARHCDDVGRPFDEIEKTLAMALEPGESAASFTGRARAARDLGFEHVGVIVRGSAWTEQQVETVAAALDA
- a CDS encoding WhiB family transcriptional regulator yields the protein MDWRHRAACRDEDPELFFPIGNTGPALLQIEEAKTVCRRCDVREACLSWALESGQDAGVWGGLSEDERRALKRRNARARARAY
- a CDS encoding sensor histidine kinase, yielding MPSLNDVVQRHTDLSEADLDWLHALIADWQLLADLSFADLVLWVPDRDDDGYRAVAQMRPTTGPTAYVEDLVGTYLAKGRRPLIDTAYTEGVIRREGDPEWWDDVPVRVEAIPVRHDGRVIAVIGRHTNLIAVRTPSRLELSYLECGSQLATLITEGRFPHSTRTDMGRRGAPRVGDGLIRLDADGQALYASPNAVSVYRRLGLAADLVGHHLGKATATLAPPPGARDEPLEDVLGGRQHVRTEIEGNGTVMTLRIIPLDPGGQHVGALALCRDVTEVRRRERELLTKDATIREIHHRVKNNLQTVAALLRLQSRRIASAEGRAALDEAVRRVGSIAIVHETLSQTVDDTVAFDDVADRLLGMVAEVAATTSDVRATRSGTFGILAAETATPLAMTLTEVLQNAVEHGLGRRGGAVLLTAERSDGRLLVTIDDDGVGLPPGFDAATAGNLGLQIVRTLVVGELGGTLDIGPRSGGGTRVVLDLPVSAESPH
- a CDS encoding acetolactate synthase, producing MSISQRKDLTLSGHAGQHALAVAEAHGVGTMWTLSGAHVFPLYDAVVKAESPTRIVDVRHEQTAVFGAEATAKLTREPGLVVLTAGPGVTNGVSGIAQAYFSGVPLLAVGGRAPAWRWGTGALQELDHPPLLAPVTKLATTAAKAADVGPVVDRALSVARSAHRGPVFVDVPMDELYSFADVTLEVTPPAPRPEPDPDDLTAIATAIYESRHPVVVLGSDVWMDGAEAAALRFADETGIPVVANGMGRGVLPKGHRLLVNRARSAAFKNADLVVVVGTPLDFRLGFGTFGGSDGAAPARVVHVTDSPEGLATHVELAASASGDLSMVLDGILHSLRATRRWDDWASDLRDQAAAAVERDAPLLASDGEPIHPARVYGELNRVLDDDAVVIGDGGDFVSWAGKLIESGRPGCWLDPGPYGCLGAGAGAAAAARLARPDSQVVLLYGDGAAGMSLMDVDTLVRHELPVVMVVGNNGAWGLEKHPMRFLYGYDVAADLRPDTGYDAVVEALGGAGETVTEPGDVGPALRRAFDSGVPYLVNVQCDPKIAYPRSTTGI
- a CDS encoding MarR family winged helix-turn-helix transcriptional regulator is translated as MTDHATLAADTWRLMFDLLIRSRPERDAVLARLGLTANEYKALHSLDAEDGRTMKDLAAEWQCDASTATWTVDRLQRLDLAERRVHPTDRRARLVVLTARGAAMRAELLGAMYAPPADLLRLDGAQLRALREALEPLRHDHPMDSGTVTA
- a CDS encoding GlxA family transcriptional regulator, whose translation is MLRNVAVLVLDGVAPFELGVLCEAFGIDRSDQGLPVMDFDLCGPSPQVRTSLGFGVTIEHGLDRLASADLVGIPAVPRLNPVPDDVLDAVRAAVDRGARVLSVCSGAFVLGAAGLLDGRRCTTHWMYSGELAARFPEAKVDPGVLYVDDDPIITSAGTAAGLDASLHLWRKEFGADAAAMVARRMVVPPHRDGGQAQFIEAPIRATPARTLAGVVDYMTAHLDQDLTVDDLATLANMSPRTFARRFRAETGTTPYEWLLTARLAAAQRMLERGDDVVETVAARAGFGTAAAMRHHFAKRLGTTPQAYRAAFCHRRPPRSDAQMPVVERG
- a CDS encoding diacylglycerol kinase family protein; this translates as MRALVVLNPNATTTSVRTRDVLLAALSNDLDLEVAETTHRGHATELTRKARADGVGLIVSVGGDGTVNEVVNGLLDPAPAGGETVPDIAIIPGGSTNVLARNLGIPENAIEATGLLLDALRAGRRQSIGLGRLDDRFFTFTAGFGLDADVIQAVEAERERGRVSTVPLYVRTAVRRFFAQPERGHGTIELTADGGAPVAGLAVVIVTNCTPWTYFGARPLRPTPFADLNAGLDVFGLTSLRLAPTLLHLAQLTTRRGPRGRAVVSLHDRKELVLRAPEPLPVQVDGDYIGERTEITLTSVPRALRIAY